One genomic region from Bacillus rossius redtenbacheri isolate Brsri chromosome 6, Brsri_v3, whole genome shotgun sequence encodes:
- the LOC134532718 gene encoding DNA damage-regulated autophagy modulator protein 2-like, which yields MAYHCLHWFPLALVVLLPLTFVITYTWSVLLGDVVPGFPYISDTGTNPPVSCVFSQLLNVAAVLLGVCIYLRYRQVAELIGASERQQRSATTINAVTGCLGAAASAGLSLVANFQESNVGVVHAIGADVTFIGGALYFCLQTWLSYSLRSAVVGRFTLYLQGCMSCLCILCAATTIASGSVARSQFHGVATIKWGPDDGGWGPHLLSTISEWLLAVLFASFFVSYVREFSYLSMEPPQFQLHFKSAS from the exons ATGGCGTACCACTGCCTGCACTGGTTCCCCCTGGCCTTGGTCGTCTTGCTGCCTCTGACGTTCGTCATCAC GTACACCTGGTCAGTGCTATTGGGTGATGTTGTCCCAGGCTTCCCGTACATCAGCGACACTGGTACCAACCCTCCAGTCAGCTGTGTCTTTTCACAATTGCTCAATGTGGCAGCTGTACTTC TGGGCGTGTGCATATACCTGCGCTACCGCCAAGTGGCAGAGCTGATCGGGGCCAGCGAACGGCAGCAGAGGTCTGCAACCACGATCAACGCGGTGACCGGGTGCCTCGGGGCAGCAGCCAGCGCGGGGCTGTCCCTCGTCGCCAACTTCCAGGAGTCCAACGTGGGGGTCGTGCACGCCATAGGCGCTGACGTGACCTTCATCGGCGGTGCCCTCTACTTCTGCCTGCAG ACGTGGTTATCGTACAGCCTGAGGTCTGCTGTGGTTGGTCGATTCACCCTGTACCTGCAGGGCTGCATGTCCTGCCTGTGTATTCTGTGCGCCGCCACAACCATTGCCTCTGGTAGCGTTGCCAGGAGCCAGTTCCACG GCGTGGCGACCATCAAGTGGGGCCCGGACGACGGGGGCTGGGGACCACACCTCCTCAGCACGATCAGCGAGTGGCTGCTCGCCGTTCTGTTTGCGTCGTTCTTCGTCTCGTACGTGCGCGAGTTCAGCTACTTGAGCATGGAGCCTCCGCAGTTCCAGCTGCACTTCAAGTCAGCGTCATGA